From Marivirga harenae, one genomic window encodes:
- the glpK gene encoding glycerol kinase GlpK, whose translation MEKPQYILSLDQETTSSRAILFNEKAEIVAVAQKEFEQFFPQSGWVEHDANEIWTSQASVATEAITKANITPTQIAGIGITNQRETTIVWDRNTGKPIHKAIVWQDRRTAAYCNDLKKKTGLSEKVNDKTGLIIDAYFSATKIKWILDNVEGAKEKAEKGDLCFGTVDSWLVYKLTSGKHHYTDITNASRTMIFNIHEKKWDKELLDLFEIPESMLPEVKASSEVYCTTAGDLFSHKIPIAGIAGDQQAALFGQLCSEKGMAKTTYGTGCFLVMNTGDEPVKSKNKLLTTVAWQIGDKVQYALEGSVFIGGAAIQWLRDGLELFRKASESEALATSLKNNEGVYFVPALTGLGAPYWNQDARGTFFGITRGTTKAHMARAALEAIAYQVNDVLAAMEKDAGHKTQEMRVDGGASENNFLMQFQSDLVDCTITRPKITETTAVGAAFLAGLAVGYWKDMEALQSLWEAEQSYNPEMDKEEVKKLLHFWHKAVDRSQDWLES comes from the coding sequence ATGGAAAAACCTCAGTATATATTATCCCTGGATCAGGAAACCACCAGTTCAAGAGCAATTCTGTTTAATGAGAAAGCAGAAATTGTTGCAGTTGCTCAAAAGGAGTTCGAGCAATTTTTTCCTCAGTCTGGCTGGGTAGAACATGACGCAAATGAAATTTGGACTTCTCAGGCTTCGGTAGCAACTGAAGCAATCACTAAAGCTAATATTACACCCACGCAAATTGCAGGAATAGGCATCACCAATCAGAGAGAGACTACTATAGTATGGGATCGGAATACTGGCAAACCTATTCACAAAGCAATAGTCTGGCAAGATAGAAGAACTGCTGCTTATTGTAATGACCTTAAAAAGAAAACAGGTTTATCAGAAAAAGTCAATGATAAAACAGGATTGATAATTGACGCTTATTTTTCAGCTACTAAAATAAAATGGATTTTAGATAATGTTGAAGGAGCAAAAGAAAAAGCTGAAAAGGGTGATTTATGTTTCGGTACAGTGGATAGCTGGTTGGTCTATAAATTAACAAGCGGAAAACATCATTATACTGATATTACTAATGCTAGTCGCACCATGATTTTTAATATTCATGAAAAAAAGTGGGACAAAGAATTACTGGATTTGTTTGAAATTCCTGAATCTATGTTGCCTGAGGTGAAGGCTAGTAGCGAAGTTTATTGTACGACTGCTGGGGATCTGTTCTCACATAAAATCCCTATCGCAGGAATAGCTGGTGACCAACAAGCAGCTTTGTTTGGACAACTTTGCTCGGAAAAAGGAATGGCTAAAACCACCTATGGAACGGGTTGCTTTTTAGTGATGAATACAGGAGACGAACCCGTGAAATCGAAGAATAAATTATTGACTACCGTGGCTTGGCAAATAGGAGATAAGGTTCAATATGCTTTAGAAGGCAGTGTTTTTATAGGAGGAGCAGCCATTCAATGGTTAAGAGATGGACTAGAGCTTTTCCGCAAAGCAAGTGAGTCGGAAGCTTTGGCCACTTCTTTAAAGAATAATGAAGGCGTTTATTTTGTACCCGCTTTAACAGGATTAGGAGCACCTTATTGGAATCAAGATGCTAGAGGTACATTTTTTGGAATTACCCGAGGAACTACGAAAGCTCATATGGCAAGAGCAGCATTGGAAGCCATTGCCTATCAAGTAAATGATGTTTTGGCAGCCATGGAAAAAGATGCTGGACATAAAACCCAAGAAATGCGAGTGGATGGTGGTGCTTCCGAAAATAATTTCTTGATGCAGTTTCAATCTGATTTGGTCGATTGTACTATTACTCGACCTAAAATTACTGAGACTACTGCAGTGGGTGCCGCATTTTTAGCAGGGCTAGCAGTGGGCTACTGGAAAGATATGGAGGCCTTGCAATCCCTTTGGGAAGCCGAGCAATCCTATAATCCTGAAATGGATAAAGAAGAAGTTAAAAAATTATTGCATTTTTGGCATAAGGCGGTGGACCGAAGTCAGGATTGGTTAGAATCATAA
- a CDS encoding ferritin codes for MKDLITPNRSLAIETEKKLNQQIEMEGKSSAYYLSMASWCETKGYVNSSKFLYDHSDEERGHMLKLFSYINEAGGHARQPAISEIRHEFNSLREVFELILEHEIKVTKSIHELVDHCFSTKDFTTFNFLQWFVTEQREEETIARRALEIFDIIGEEGMGLWHIDIELGKLHGIEGGEE; via the coding sequence ATGAAAGATTTAATAACACCCAATAGATCATTAGCAATAGAAACAGAAAAGAAACTTAATCAGCAGATCGAAATGGAAGGAAAATCATCTGCTTACTATTTATCAATGGCTTCGTGGTGCGAGACAAAAGGTTATGTAAACTCCTCAAAATTTTTATATGACCATTCTGACGAAGAGAGAGGTCATATGTTGAAATTATTCAGCTACATCAATGAGGCTGGCGGTCATGCTAGACAACCCGCTATTAGCGAAATCAGACATGAGTTCAACAGTTTGAGAGAGGTGTTTGAACTGATTTTAGAGCATGAAATCAAAGTAACCAAATCAATCCATGAATTAGTAGATCATTGTTTCAGTACCAAAGACTTTACTACTTTCAACTTTCTACAATGGTTCGTTACTGAACAAAGAGAGGAAGAAACTATCGCTAGAAGAGCATTGGAAATTTTCGATATCATAGGTGAAGAAGGTATGGGACTATGGCATATCGATATTGAATTAGGAAAATTACATGGCATTGAAGGTGGAGAAGAGTAA
- a CDS encoding alpha/beta hydrolase, with product MDKKISHFKTSDNLSLEVQKYIQSENPKKIILIVHGLGEHAGRFQKVAEYFNEQGISVIALTLRGHGNSEGKKGHAPSMEQLLTDIEYFIRFVRVDYLNAELYLYGHSMGGNIVLNYLAQDQSSEITAGIATSPWIKLAFDPPKWKVNLGNWVADIIPSLIQPSGLKAEDISSINEEVEKYENDPLIHNKISAKLFTSITKGGEYLIHNTHKFKHKVFLAHGQLDKIISHDATAEFSKDSSLFTFKSYPNSKHEIHHDVDFEELMGDVLGWMEDN from the coding sequence ATGGATAAGAAAATTTCACATTTCAAAACTTCAGATAATTTATCATTGGAGGTTCAAAAATACATTCAATCTGAAAATCCTAAAAAGATAATATTAATTGTCCATGGACTTGGAGAACATGCTGGAAGATTTCAAAAAGTAGCTGAGTATTTTAATGAACAGGGAATAAGTGTCATAGCCTTAACTTTAAGAGGACATGGGAATTCAGAAGGCAAAAAAGGACATGCCCCTAGCATGGAGCAACTATTGACTGACATAGAGTATTTTATCCGTTTTGTTAGGGTGGATTATTTAAATGCTGAATTATACCTCTATGGGCATAGCATGGGCGGCAATATCGTTTTGAATTATTTGGCTCAAGACCAATCCAGTGAAATTACGGCCGGTATAGCAACTTCCCCGTGGATTAAATTGGCTTTTGACCCACCAAAATGGAAAGTGAATTTAGGGAATTGGGTAGCCGATATTATTCCAAGTTTGATTCAGCCATCAGGACTAAAAGCAGAGGATATTTCCAGCATAAATGAGGAGGTAGAGAAGTATGAAAATGATCCCTTAATTCACAATAAAATTTCGGCCAAACTATTTACCTCCATCACAAAAGGAGGGGAGTACCTGATTCATAATACCCATAAATTTAAGCACAAAGTATTTTTAGCTCACGGTCAGCTAGATAAAATTATCTCCCATGATGCAACTGCTGAATTCTCTAAGGATAGCAGTTTGTTTACATTTAAAAGTTATCCAAATTCAAAGCATGAAATCCATCATGATGTAGATTTTGAGGAATTGATGGGGGATGTTTTGGGGTGGATGGAGGATAATTAA
- a CDS encoding aconitate hydratase — translation MAFDIDMIKAVYAGMSEKITAARQVVNKPLTLSEKILYSHLWDGKAKNAFQRGKSYVDFAPDRVAMQDATAQMALLQFMQAGKDQAAVPSTVHCDHLILAKEGAKEDLRSSLTASGEVFNFLESVSNKYGIGFWKPGAGIIHQVVLENYAFPGGMMIGTDSHTVNAGGLGMVAIGVGGADAVDVMAGMPWELKFPKLIGVKLTGKLNGWTSAKDVILKVAGILTVKGGTGSIVEYFGPGAQSLSATGKGTICNMGAEIGATTSTFGYDDAMERYLRSTDRNDVADAANEVREHLTGDDEVYSNPEQYFDQVIEIDLSTLEPHVNGPFTPDRATPISELKAEAEKNGWPTKVEWGLIGSCTNSSYEDLSRASSIAKQAVEKGLKTKSEFGINPGSEQVRFTADRDGLLKIFEDLDATIFTNACGPCIGQWSRTGADKGEKNTIVHSFNRNFSKRADGNPNTHAFVTSPEMVAAIAISGDLGFNPLTDTLTNEKGEQVKLDPPFGAELPEEGFAVEDNGYQAPAKDGSTVEVKVAPDSKRLQLLEGFDAWDGQNITGAKLLIKALGKCTTDHISMAGPWLRFRGHLDNISDNCLIGAVNAFNEETNKVKSQITGQYDAVPATQRAYKAKGIPTIVVGDHNYGEGSSREHAAMEPRHLGVKAVLVKSFARIHETNLKKQGMLGLTFADEGDYDKIQEDDTFNFLDLKEFAPEKPITIEVVHADGSKDVIKTNHTYNDTQIEWFKAGSALNKIKEEAKARG, via the coding sequence ATGGCTTTTGATATAGACATGATTAAAGCTGTTTATGCTGGAATGAGTGAAAAAATCACTGCTGCAAGACAGGTAGTCAACAAACCTTTAACCTTATCTGAAAAGATACTTTACTCACATTTATGGGATGGGAAAGCAAAAAACGCATTTCAAAGAGGAAAATCTTACGTAGATTTCGCTCCAGATAGAGTAGCCATGCAAGATGCTACAGCCCAGATGGCACTTCTTCAGTTCATGCAAGCGGGAAAAGATCAAGCTGCAGTTCCTTCTACCGTACATTGTGATCATCTGATCTTAGCTAAAGAAGGCGCAAAGGAAGATTTAAGAAGTTCTTTAACGGCTTCTGGAGAAGTTTTTAATTTCTTAGAATCGGTTTCAAATAAATATGGAATTGGCTTCTGGAAACCAGGTGCAGGTATTATACACCAAGTAGTTCTGGAAAATTATGCTTTCCCTGGGGGAATGATGATCGGAACCGATTCTCATACTGTAAACGCTGGTGGCTTAGGAATGGTAGCAATAGGTGTTGGCGGTGCGGATGCAGTAGATGTAATGGCTGGAATGCCGTGGGAACTGAAGTTTCCAAAATTAATCGGTGTGAAATTAACAGGAAAACTAAACGGTTGGACTTCCGCCAAAGATGTAATCCTTAAAGTTGCTGGGATCTTAACTGTAAAAGGTGGAACCGGCTCCATCGTAGAATATTTCGGACCTGGAGCACAATCTCTTTCTGCAACTGGAAAAGGAACGATCTGTAATATGGGTGCTGAAATCGGTGCTACAACTTCTACTTTCGGTTATGATGACGCTATGGAGCGTTATTTAAGATCAACTGATAGAAATGATGTTGCTGATGCTGCCAATGAAGTTCGTGAACATTTAACCGGTGATGATGAGGTTTATAGCAATCCTGAGCAGTATTTTGACCAAGTGATCGAAATTGACCTTTCAACATTAGAACCACATGTAAATGGTCCTTTTACTCCAGACAGAGCTACTCCAATTTCAGAACTAAAAGCGGAGGCAGAAAAAAACGGATGGCCGACTAAAGTAGAATGGGGATTAATCGGATCTTGTACCAATTCTTCTTACGAAGATTTATCTAGAGCCTCCTCTATTGCAAAACAAGCTGTTGAGAAAGGATTAAAAACGAAGTCAGAATTTGGAATTAACCCTGGATCAGAGCAAGTTAGATTTACTGCAGATCGCGATGGTTTATTGAAGATTTTTGAAGATTTAGACGCAACTATTTTCACTAATGCATGTGGCCCTTGTATCGGACAATGGTCAAGAACTGGTGCGGATAAAGGCGAGAAAAACACCATTGTTCACTCTTTTAATAGAAACTTCTCTAAAAGAGCTGATGGAAACCCTAACACTCATGCATTTGTAACTTCCCCGGAAATGGTGGCAGCAATTGCAATAAGTGGTGACTTAGGGTTTAATCCTTTAACAGATACCTTAACAAATGAAAAAGGAGAGCAAGTGAAGTTAGACCCTCCTTTTGGTGCTGAATTACCTGAAGAAGGATTCGCAGTAGAAGATAATGGATACCAAGCTCCAGCAAAAGATGGTAGCACTGTAGAAGTAAAAGTTGCTCCGGATTCTAAAAGGTTACAATTATTGGAAGGATTTGATGCCTGGGATGGACAAAATATAACTGGTGCTAAATTATTAATTAAAGCATTAGGAAAATGTACAACTGACCATATCTCTATGGCGGGTCCTTGGTTGAGATTCAGAGGTCATTTAGATAACATTTCTGACAACTGCTTGATTGGTGCGGTAAACGCCTTCAATGAGGAAACCAATAAGGTAAAGAGCCAGATAACGGGGCAATATGATGCAGTACCTGCAACGCAAAGAGCATACAAAGCAAAAGGAATTCCAACTATTGTTGTAGGAGATCATAACTACGGAGAAGGTTCTTCAAGAGAGCATGCTGCCATGGAGCCAAGACACTTAGGCGTAAAAGCCGTTTTGGTTAAGTCATTTGCTCGTATTCATGAAACCAATTTGAAGAAACAAGGAATGTTAGGATTAACATTTGCTGACGAAGGAGATTACGATAAAATTCAGGAGGACGATACATTCAATTTCTTAGATTTAAAAGAATTTGCACCGGAAAAACCTATCACTATTGAAGTAGTGCATGCGGATGGAAGCAAAGATGTTATCAAAACCAACCATACTTATAATGATACTCAAATAGAGTGGTTTAAGGCTGGCTCTGCATTAAATAAAATCAAGGAAGAAGCGAAAGCTAGAGGTTAA
- a CDS encoding glycerol-3-phosphate dehydrogenase/oxidase yields MNRKENIKQISEADKVWDIAVIGGGSSGLGVALDAVSRGLSVALFEKSDFAKGTSSRSTKLVHGGVRYLAQGDVFLVLEALRERGLLLKNAPHLAHNQSFVIPIYSFFDRLKYTIGLKMYDWMAGKLSLGKSTFISKTKTIERLPTIKQEGLKGGVIYHDGQFDDARLALNVAQTCDEKGAAVLNYFKVNQLIKDEGGKISGLSVKDQFSKKNYDIKAKMVVNATGVFADKILQLDNPDAKKMIRPSQGIHLVLDQSFLSGKDALMIPETSDGRVLFAVPWHDKLVVGTTDTMRKKPKLEPAALEKEIDFVLKTAQEYLTKKPQRSDVLSVYAGLRPLAAPTDESEKTKEISRSHKVLVSNSGLITLTGGKWTTFRKMGEDTVEYFTKLTGDRLQKSGSAEIKIHAFSTNKSSDYLGVYGSDKEAIKSLQDANSEWNQLLHPKYPFTQAEVIFACRNEMAMKVEDVLARRIRVLFLDAKASTNMAPKVAELMAEELGKDEAWIEKQLKDFNKLAMRYLIEI; encoded by the coding sequence ATGAATAGAAAAGAAAACATAAAGCAAATTTCTGAAGCTGACAAAGTTTGGGATATAGCAGTGATTGGAGGTGGTTCTTCTGGGCTGGGAGTTGCTTTAGATGCTGTTTCTAGAGGTTTGAGTGTTGCATTGTTTGAAAAATCTGATTTTGCTAAAGGCACCAGTAGTAGAAGTACTAAATTAGTGCATGGTGGGGTTCGGTATTTAGCACAGGGTGATGTTTTTCTTGTATTGGAAGCATTAAGAGAACGAGGTTTATTGTTAAAAAACGCTCCACATTTGGCGCATAATCAATCGTTTGTAATACCCATTTACTCTTTCTTTGATAGGTTAAAATATACGATCGGTCTCAAAATGTACGATTGGATGGCGGGGAAATTAAGTCTAGGTAAATCAACTTTTATTTCTAAAACAAAAACTATTGAGCGCTTGCCAACCATAAAGCAAGAGGGGTTGAAAGGCGGTGTAATTTATCATGATGGGCAGTTTGACGATGCCCGTTTGGCTTTAAACGTGGCTCAAACTTGCGATGAAAAAGGTGCAGCGGTTTTAAATTATTTTAAAGTAAACCAGTTGATAAAAGATGAGGGCGGTAAAATCTCCGGACTTTCTGTTAAAGATCAATTTTCGAAAAAGAATTATGACATAAAAGCAAAAATGGTGGTAAATGCAACCGGTGTTTTTGCAGATAAGATTTTGCAATTGGATAATCCTGATGCCAAGAAAATGATTCGGCCAAGTCAAGGTATTCATCTAGTGCTAGACCAATCTTTCTTATCAGGAAAAGATGCTTTGATGATCCCAGAAACCAGCGATGGAAGGGTTTTATTTGCAGTACCCTGGCATGATAAATTAGTGGTGGGAACAACTGACACAATGAGGAAGAAGCCAAAACTGGAACCAGCCGCCTTAGAAAAGGAGATAGATTTCGTCTTGAAGACGGCACAGGAGTACTTGACTAAGAAACCGCAGAGGAGTGATGTTCTTTCTGTTTATGCCGGCTTAAGGCCTTTGGCTGCACCTACTGATGAAAGTGAAAAAACCAAGGAAATCTCTCGCAGCCATAAAGTATTGGTATCCAACAGCGGTTTAATTACGCTTACTGGTGGGAAATGGACTACTTTCCGAAAGATGGGGGAGGATACTGTAGAATATTTTACAAAGTTGACGGGTGATAGACTTCAAAAAAGTGGTTCAGCGGAGATTAAGATTCATGCGTTTTCTACGAACAAATCTAGTGATTACTTGGGTGTGTATGGTTCAGATAAAGAGGCAATTAAATCTCTACAGGATGCAAATTCAGAATGGAATCAGCTTTTGCATCCAAAATATCCTTTTACTCAAGCTGAAGTCATTTTTGCATGTAGAAATGAAATGGCCATGAAGGTAGAAGACGTATTAGCCAGGAGGATTAGAGTCCTTTTTCTTGATGCAAAAGCAAGCACGAATATGGCCCCCAAAGTTGCGGAGCTGATGGCTGAAGAATTGGGAAAAGATGAAGCATGGATAGAAAAGCAATTGAAAGATTTTAATAAATTGGCAATGCGATATCTAATTGAAATTTAA
- a CDS encoding MIP/aquaporin family protein, producing MNYFVAEFLGTFLLILMGSGVVANVVLPKTKAAGSGWMVITTAWAFGVFIAVVVAGPHSGAHINPAVSLALAITGDFAWNLLWIYIPAQILGAAFGAFCAWLIYQRHFESTDDQGLLFAPFATAPAIRDVRTNFISEFIGTFVLIIVILFSTPPQLMDANSTPIGLGDLGALPVAILVWVIGLALEGTTGYAINPARDLGPRIMHQILPIKGKGGSDWSYSWIPIIGPLTGAAVAAFIYIVLN from the coding sequence ATGAACTATTTTGTAGCAGAATTTTTAGGCACTTTTTTATTAATATTGATGGGTTCTGGGGTTGTAGCCAATGTGGTTTTGCCCAAAACTAAAGCCGCAGGTTCGGGCTGGATGGTGATTACTACAGCTTGGGCTTTTGGAGTTTTTATAGCGGTGGTAGTCGCAGGTCCTCATAGTGGAGCTCATATTAATCCAGCGGTTAGCTTGGCCCTAGCAATAACAGGTGATTTCGCCTGGAATCTTTTGTGGATTTATATCCCAGCACAGATTTTAGGCGCAGCTTTTGGGGCTTTTTGTGCCTGGTTGATTTATCAAAGGCATTTTGAATCCACGGATGATCAGGGTTTGTTATTTGCGCCTTTTGCCACTGCTCCAGCCATTCGAGATGTCAGGACTAATTTTATTTCAGAATTCATCGGAACATTTGTACTTATCATAGTGATATTGTTTTCCACTCCTCCGCAGTTGATGGACGCCAATAGCACTCCAATTGGCTTGGGGGATTTAGGGGCTCTACCGGTTGCTATTTTGGTATGGGTAATAGGATTGGCTTTAGAGGGAACAACTGGCTATGCGATCAATCCGGCACGTGATTTAGGTCCAAGGATCATGCATCAAATTTTACCCATAAAAGGAAAAGGAGGGAGCGATTGGTCCTATAGTTGGATTCCCATTATTGGTCCTTTAACAGGTGCTGCCGTTGCAGCATTTATTTACATAGTATTGAATTAA
- a CDS encoding DeoR/GlpR family DNA-binding transcription regulator — protein MTIAERHKFILDQLQKEGFVSVSELSKDLEVTKVTIRKDLRLLEDKGLLYRSHGSATLVSPYVNEKPVDEKQLVNVEEKQSIAKVAVESLIMNEAIIIGSGTTVGAFAHAIPKNAQLTVLTSAMNVTMALLDCKDVEIVQLGGVVRKGSSSVVGHYAEEMMQSFACSKLYLSVDGISLEHGFTTSNMMEAHLNAKMIKSVQKTIVLADASKFGKKGFGKICDLEDVDQIITNKSASKQFISTLESKGIEVVLV, from the coding sequence ATGACAATTGCAGAAAGACACAAATTCATATTAGACCAACTTCAAAAAGAAGGCTTTGTAAGTGTTAGTGAACTAAGCAAGGATTTAGAGGTCACCAAAGTAACGATCCGAAAAGATTTAAGACTCTTAGAAGACAAAGGACTGCTTTACCGCTCGCATGGAAGTGCAACTTTAGTTTCGCCTTATGTGAACGAAAAGCCTGTTGATGAAAAGCAGTTGGTAAATGTTGAAGAAAAACAAAGCATCGCAAAAGTGGCGGTGGAAAGCTTGATAATGAATGAAGCAATAATCATTGGTTCTGGTACTACCGTTGGAGCATTTGCCCACGCTATCCCAAAAAATGCACAACTAACAGTACTTACCTCTGCAATGAATGTAACCATGGCTTTACTAGACTGCAAGGATGTAGAAATTGTACAATTAGGGGGTGTTGTCCGAAAAGGTAGCTCGTCAGTAGTGGGGCATTATGCGGAAGAAATGATGCAGAGCTTCGCTTGCAGTAAATTGTACTTAAGCGTGGATGGCATTAGCTTAGAACATGGATTTACCACTTCGAACATGATGGAGGCTCATTTGAATGCTAAAATGATTAAATCCGTTCAAAAAACGATAGTTTTGGCTGATGCTAGTAAATTTGGAAAGAAAGGATTTGGTAAAATTTGCGATTTAGAAGATGTTGACCAAATAATCACTAACAAAAGTGCTTCCAAGCAGTTTATTAGCACTTTAGAGTCTAAAGGAATAGAAGTAGTGCTAGTCTAA